The DNA region TTTCCTCTATATATGCTCAGCAAAAGGAACAGCGTAAACACAACAGAGAAAAGAGATTATGGTTACTGTTCTTCTGTAAATCGTTATAGAATCACAGACTCAGTATATGCAGCATTGTTTGTATTTCCTGAAATGGTATTGTCCTTGCTCATGATCTGGTCCAGTGGCTCCATGGTTCTCCTTCTGTACAGGCACAAGCAGAGGGTTCAGCACATCCACACCATCAAAGTTTCCCCCAGATCCTGCCCTGAGTCCAGAGCCACCCAGAGAATCCTTGTCCTGGTGGGCACCTTTGTGACTTTCCACACCCTCTCCTCCctaatacatttatacattgctcTATTTTCCAACATCATTTGGTGGGTGGCGGTCACCAATGACCTGATTTCACTGTGTTTTCCCACTGTCAGCCCCTTTCTTCTCATGAGCCGAAAATCCACTGTATCCAATCTATCCAGGCTCTGCTTGGTctgcataaaaaaattaaaaacctagcTTTGTGCTGTGGAAAACACGTATAATCACAACAAATTGGGAGACcaagagaggaggatcacaagtggaaGGACCCTCAACAATTTAGATGCTgcctcaaaaataagaaattaaaaaggctgCAGATGACGCTCAGGGACAAGGCTGGGCTCAATCACCAGtttcaaaacataatttaaaGTATCGTAACTACATAATTGTATCATTACTACGTAAGTTACCTATTTTTTC from Marmota flaviventris isolate mMarFla1 chromosome 18, mMarFla1.hap1, whole genome shotgun sequence includes:
- the LOC114080111 gene encoding vomeronasal type-1 receptor 2-like → MMNERIDSRDMVMGLMFLSQIVVGIPGNFSLLYYHLILFCNEYTLRSRDLILRHLIIANSLVLLSRGIPQTMTAFGLKYFLSDFGCKLILYIHRVGRSMSIFITCLLSVFQNITISPMNSCWKDLKGRAPKYIGISISLCWVLYMVVNSIFPLYMLSKRNSVNTTEKRDYGYCSSVNRYRITDSVYAALFVFPEMVLSLLMIWSSGSMVLLLYRHKQRVQHIHTIKVSPRSCPESRATQRILVLVGTFVTFHTLSSLIHLYIALFSNIIWWVAVTNDLISLCFPTVSPFLLMSRKSTVSNLSRLCLVCIKKLKT